A region of Solibacillus isronensis DNA encodes the following proteins:
- the ndk gene encoding nucleoside-diphosphate kinase gives MAIEKTFLMVKPDGVERQVIGDIVDRFERRGFVMRGAKLMVPTRDLAEKHYAEHAERPFFGELVDFITSGPVFGMVWEGENVIQLSRIMMGATKPEESAPGTIRGDYAVTLSHNVIHGSDSLASAEREIGLWFPEGIAE, from the coding sequence ATGGCAATCGAAAAAACATTTTTAATGGTTAAACCAGATGGCGTAGAACGTCAAGTAATCGGAGATATCGTTGATCGTTTTGAGCGTCGCGGTTTCGTAATGCGCGGAGCAAAATTAATGGTACCAACTCGTGATTTAGCTGAAAAACACTATGCAGAACACGCTGAGCGTCCTTTCTTCGGTGAATTAGTAGACTTCATCACTTCAGGCCCAGTATTCGGTATGGTTTGGGAAGGCGAAAACGTTATCCAATTATCTCGTATCATGATGGGTGCTACAAAGCCAGAAGAATCAGCTCCTGGTACAATCCGCGGTGACTACGCTGTAACTTTATCACACAACGTAATCCACGGTTCTGACTCTTTAGCTTCTGCTGAGCGTGAAATCGGTTTATGGTTCCCAGAAGGAATCGCTGAATAA